From the Rhizobium sp. SL42 genome, the window TCAGCGAGCGATCGATGCGCATCATCGTGTTGAAGATCGGCGTGACCATGAACAGCGTGTAGAGATGCACCATCGCCAGAACCACGGCGAAGTCGGAATAAAGCAGCCATTCGATCGGCTGCGGAATGATGCCCGCGCCAACGAGGGCATTGTTGATCAGCCCGTTGCGTCCGAGAACCGGAATCCAGGAGATCATCCGGATAATGTTCGAGGTCAGGAACGGCACCGTGCAGACGAGAAACAGTACCATCTGCATCGACGAGGTGCGAATGTGGAAAGCGAGGAAATAGGCGACCCAGAAGCCGATGAACAAGGTGATCGCCCAGACGATGAAGGCGAATTTCAGCGTGTTCAGATAGGTCTTCCAGGTGACCCAGGAACCGAGCGTCTCGGTATAATTGAAAGTGACGAAATCGGGATACATCTGGGCAAAGTCATAGTCCCAGAAACTGACGACACTGATCATCAGGATCGGCAGCAGCAGGAAGCCACCGAGGATCAGCGTCAACGGCAGCGCCTGAAGATAGGCAGGCAACCAAGACGGCAGCTTGATGCCGCGTTTCGGCTTTGGCTCGCCGACGCCGATGAACCGCACTGTCGCCATGGTTTCCGTCTCCTGCTTGTCGGGGACTACCCCCTCTGGCCCGCCGGCCATCTCCCCCACAAGGGGGGAGAAGCCGTGTTGTTCTCACCCTGCCCTTCCCATCCGCGTCCTAAATTCTGGAACATGCCAGAATGGGACTTGGACACGCCCGCGGGTCTCCCTCCCCTTGTGGGGAGGGTGGCCGGCAGGCCGGGCGGGGTCTTAACCTCAAGCCGCGATGAACTCGTTCCAGCGGCGAACCATGTAGCGGTCTTCATCCATGACGGAGTTCCAGCACGCGACCTTGCCCATGCGCTCTTCGAAGGAGCCGCCGTCGCGCACGGCGCCGGCCTTTTCCATGACCTTGCCGTCCGGAGCAACGATATCGCCCTGGGCAGCCTTGCCTTCGATCCAGTAGCCCCATTCGTCAGCCGACATATGTTCCTTGGCGGTTTCCATGGCAGCCGAATAGTAGCCCTGACGATTGAGATAGGCGCCGACCCAACCGGATGTGTACCAGTTGATATATTCGTAGGCCGCGTCGAGTTGAGCGCCCTGCAGATGCGAGGCGAGACCGAGACCACCGCCCCACGAACGATAGCCTTCCTTGAGTGGCTGATATTTGCAGGCGATGCCCTTGCCGCGGACGGCGGCAACCGCCGGCGACCACATCGACTGGATCACGACTTCGCCCGATGCCATCAGGTTGACCGACTCGTCGAACGACTTCCAGAAGGCGCGGAACTGGCCGTCCTGCTTTGCCTTGATCAGGAATTCGATCGTCGCGTCGATTTCCGCCTTGGTCATGTTGCCCTTGTCGGCATACTTGATGTTGCCCATGGCTTCCATGATCATCGCGGCATCCATGATGCCGATCGACGGGATATTGAGGATCGAGGTCTTGCCCTTGAAGGCCGGATCCATGATGTCAGCCCAGGTGGTGATTTCTCGGCCGACGAGATCCGGGCGAATGCCGAGCGTATCGGCATTGTAGATCGTCGGAACCATGGTGAAGAGTTCCGTCTCGCTCTTGGCAAAGGTCTTGTCGCCGGCCTTCTCGACGTAACCGACGGTGTGCGGCGCCGTACCCTGGGCGATGACGCTGTCCGGCGTCAGCTTGCCGGTTTTGAACAGCGGCACGATCTTTTCGTAATACTTGAGCTTCTTCACATCCATCGGCTGGATCACGCCGGCGGGGAAGACCTTCTTCAGGATCCAGTATTCGATATCGGCGATGTCATAGGAATTCGGCTGCGTGACGGCGCGCTGGGCGGCCGCGTCCGAATCCGTTGCCGTCATTTCAAGCGTGATGCCGAGGTCCGCCTTGCACTTTTCGGCTATCGCATTGAGGTTCGACACGCCGGTGCCGAACTGGCGCAGCGTGATCGGGTTCTGCGCCCAGATGGTCGGGAAGCCGGTGATGACGCCGGAACCGGCAGCAAGGCCGGCGGCGGCTGACGCCGTCTTCAGAAGCGAGCGGCGGGAAATTCCCTTGGGTGTCTT encodes:
- a CDS encoding ABC transporter substrate-binding protein; translation: MSETSKTPKGISRRSLLKTASAAAGLAAGSGVITGFPTIWAQNPITLRQFGTGVSNLNAIAEKCKADLGITLEMTATDSDAAAQRAVTQPNSYDIADIEYWILKKVFPAGVIQPMDVKKLKYYEKIVPLFKTGKLTPDSVIAQGTAPHTVGYVEKAGDKTFAKSETELFTMVPTIYNADTLGIRPDLVGREITTWADIMDPAFKGKTSILNIPSIGIMDAAMIMEAMGNIKYADKGNMTKAEIDATIEFLIKAKQDGQFRAFWKSFDESVNLMASGEVVIQSMWSPAVAAVRGKGIACKYQPLKEGYRSWGGGLGLASHLQGAQLDAAYEYINWYTSGWVGAYLNRQGYYSAAMETAKEHMSADEWGYWIEGKAAQGDIVAPDGKVMEKAGAVRDGGSFEERMGKVACWNSVMDEDRYMVRRWNEFIAA
- a CDS encoding ABC transporter permease encodes the protein MATVRFIGVGEPKPKRGIKLPSWLPAYLQALPLTLILGGFLLLPILMISVVSFWDYDFAQMYPDFVTFNYTETLGSWVTWKTYLNTLKFAFIVWAITLFIGFWVAYFLAFHIRTSSMQMVLFLVCTVPFLTSNIIRMISWIPVLGRNGLINNALVGAGIIPQPIEWLLYSDFAVVLAMVHLYTLFMVTPIFNTMMRIDRSLMEAARDAGASGWQTLINVIIPLAKPGMAIGTIFVVTLVMADFSTVQVMSGGQSASVALMMKNQMSLLQYPAAAANAVVLLILVLMMVAAILRVVDIRKEL